The Actinomyces viscosus genome segment TGGGCGGTGCGGACCTTCGATGTTCTCTTCCTCCTCGTCGCGGTCCAGCTGGTGCTGGCCTGCTTCGAGGGGCGCCTGATCGGCAGCGGAGAGGCGTATCGGGTCGCCGTGCTCATCCCGCTCTACAACGAGGATCCCGACGTCGTGGTGCGGATGCTCTCCGCCCTGCTGAACCAGACCTCCCCACCGGCCGAGATCCACGTCGTCGACGACGGCTCCACCCAGGGCTCCTATCTGGAGCAGCGGGACTGGTTCATCGAGCAGGCCGCGGTCAGCGGCATCTACGCCACCTGGCAACGCACTCCCAACGAGGGCAAGCGCCATGCTCAGGTCCATGGCTTCAGGAAGATCCGCGACGCCGACCTGTTCGTGACCGTCGACTCCGACTCCATGCTCGACGCCGAGGCCCTGCGCGAGATCGTCCAGCCCTTCAGCGATCCCCGGGTCATGTCGGTGGCCGGCGTCATCCTGGCGATCAACAACCGGGAGAACCTGCTGGCGCGGGTGACCGACGTGATCTTCGTGGGGCAGCAGCTCATCGACCGCGCCTTCATGTCGCAGCTCGGGTCGGTGATGGTCAACTCCGGCGGTCTGGCCGCCTACCGGTGCAGCATCCTGGCCGAGAACATCGACGTCTACATGCGTGAGAGCTACCTGGGGCGGCACGTGGAGTTCTCCGACGACTCCATGCTGACGCTCTTCGCCCTGCTTCACGGCAGGACCGTCCAGCAGCCCTCGGCCTTCGCCTTCGCGTGGATGCCCGACCGGTGGAGCCACCACTACCGCCAGCAGGAGCGCTGGTTCCGAGGCTCCTTCATCCGTGGGCTCTGGCGCGTCCGCTTCCTGCCGGTCCTCTCGTGGGGGTGGTGGAGGCAGGCCACCGGCTGGATGCAGATCTGGGCGGTGAGCTCCGTGTTCGTCTACCTGGTGCTCTGGCGCCCACTGACCACCGGCAACGGGGTCCCGCTCGCGGTGGCGCTGGTGCCCCTCATGATCGGGCTGGCGCAGAACTCCAGGTACCTCAACGTGTGGCGGTCGGACACCACCGGCTTCCAGAGGCGCGCGAGCCTCATCCTGTCCCCGGTGGCGACGCTCTGGTCGGCGGTGATCCTGCGCCCCTTGCGGCTGTGGGGCATGGTCACCAGCTGGAAGATGGGGTGGAACACCCGCCAGCAGGTCGAGGTCACCTCCCGGTGAAGCTAGGTGCCGACCTCTCCTCTGACTCCTCCGACCCTCGTGAGGGACCTGCTTGTCCGATGACAGCCGATCGCGTGCTGCTCAACTGACATCTCCTTGGCTCATCGACTCTTGTGCACCTGAGGTGCACGATCACTCTAGCGGTGTCCCTGCAGAGGAAGGGGGAACTGCTGTGACACCCCTGGCTCGCAGGCCAGTTCCGTCGAGAACGGTATTCAGGGCATGAGCCAGTGCCGGAGGGCTGACGCACTCACCGCAGACCGAGGAATGCCGAGGAATACGGCAACCATGCAGCGGATACTCCAATGAATAAGTCTTCGTCTCACACGAATCTCGCGTAGAAGTCCGCGAGGTGATGGGCGCTCGTTGTCGGGGCCACGCAGTCGCGCAGCATGTTCCAGGTCGTGAACCGGGCCGTGTCCGCCAGGCGGGGACTGAACAGCGCCGTCAGCCTCAGTGCCGGCGGCAGTACCCACGTCGGGACGGTGAGGATGCGCGGCCGCTTGCCGACGGCGTCGAAGGCCAGCTGCGTCAGCTCGCGCCAGGTGAGGACGTCCGGTCCGCCGACGTCCCACGCGCCGGGCTGTCCCTCCTCCATCCGGTCGAGGACGTAGGCCGCCAGGTCCGCCCCGTGGATCGGGTTGATCCGCACCTGCGGGCGGAACAGAGTCACCAGGCCCCGCCTGGCCATGGCCAGTACCTCCATCATGTCGGAGAAGTAGGCCGGAGGGTTGATGACCTGGGAGCTGATCTCTGCGGCCGTCAGTGCCTGCACGAAGGCGCACTTCGCCCGCGTCAGCCGGGCGGGGCAGTGCTCCAACGCTGGCGTCGTGTGCCTCCTGACACTATTCCTGACACCGCCAGGCTACTCGCCCGGTTGGCTCAGTCCGGCCACTGGCCCTTGCCCGCCGGCAGGCCGACGGCGGCCAGCAGTCCCGGGAAGCGCTGCTCAATAACCGCGTCGCGCCGGGTGATGCGCCGGTGCTTGCCCTCTCTCTCGGTGTGCATGAGCCCGGACTCGCGCAGCACCCGGAAGTGGTGCGACATCGTGGACTTGACGACGTCGTAGCTCAGGTCCCCGCAGTACAGGGGGCCGTCGGCCGCGATCCTCTGCAGGACATCACGACGGATGGGGTCCGACAGCGCGCCCAGGACGACGTCCAGGGAGATCTCGCCCGCCTCGGGGTGGAAGAGCTCCCTGTCCTTCACGGGGCACCTCCGTCCGCCTCATCGATCTCTGCCCCGGCACCTGTGGCCGGGGTTGACAGGGCCAGCATCTCCTACGATTCTTAGTACGTCAAACATCGAACTAAGGGGGTTGGAGATGTCAGGGACAAGAGAGACAGCTGAGACGCCCGGCGACGCACCTCGTGCGCCCGAGGGCGGCGGTGCGCCGCCCTCAGCGGGCACCCGCGTCTCCACCATGGGCTGGTTGTCCTTCTTCACCATGTTCGTCATCGGGACCGACACCTTCCTCGTCGCGCCGCTGCTGCCCCTGCTTCAGCGCGAGCTCGACGTTCCGCTGTCCCGAGCGGGCTGGCTGGTCTCCGCCTACGCCCTGGGGTACGCGCTGTTCGCCCTCGTGGCCGGTCCCGTCTCGGACCGCCACGACCGACGTCGGGTCATCCTCTCGGGCCTGGCGGCCTTCGCGCTCCTCACCTGCGCGTGCGGCCTGGCCTGGAGCTTCTGGAGCATGGTCGCCGCCCGGTTCCTGGCCGGAGTGAGCGCGGCCTTCGTCAGCTCCCAGATCTGGGCCTCCATCCCGATGACCGTGCCCCGCCCCTCGATCATCAGGGTGATGGGCTACGCGA includes the following:
- a CDS encoding glycosyltransferase family 2 protein, giving the protein MSWSFGFFVMLGCLLILLACLAVKLLFKRGLRLRAVRVRSAGSRQVVAVRTPVTTPAEAQRSADVTGLPRALMGISRPSPAIMVTIGLAGWLSWRVLLSRHHVLDPWAVRTFDVLFLLVAVQLVLACFEGRLIGSGEAYRVAVLIPLYNEDPDVVVRMLSALLNQTSPPAEIHVVDDGSTQGSYLEQRDWFIEQAAVSGIYATWQRTPNEGKRHAQVHGFRKIRDADLFVTVDSDSMLDAEALREIVQPFSDPRVMSVAGVILAINNRENLLARVTDVIFVGQQLIDRAFMSQLGSVMVNSGGLAAYRCSILAENIDVYMRESYLGRHVEFSDDSMLTLFALLHGRTVQQPSAFAFAWMPDRWSHHYRQQERWFRGSFIRGLWRVRFLPVLSWGWWRQATGWMQIWAVSSVFVYLVLWRPLTTGNGVPLAVALVPLMIGLAQNSRYLNVWRSDTTGFQRRASLILSPVATLWSAVILRPLRLWGMVTSWKMGWNTRQQVEVTSR
- a CDS encoding ArsR/SmtB family transcription factor, which gives rise to MKDRELFHPEAGEISLDVVLGALSDPIRRDVLQRIAADGPLYCGDLSYDVVKSTMSHHFRVLRESGLMHTEREGKHRRITRRDAVIEQRFPGLLAAVGLPAGKGQWPD